A section of the Spirosoma pollinicola genome encodes:
- a CDS encoding sensor histidine kinase, with protein MSSYFKFFRLPKKWVLVSLFLGASGWYGEGWALSEPASIDSLKKQIGQLVLDKKYGQAAKSYESLGWLYHQHYGYNKYTMDAYFNGLKYYSLTGDSAGYYNEHIVIGDYYTHDYFMQPYAEKYLTKARQYFERTKNIPKVIECRLGLADIAQQKNPIPKGLLTELRETEQMSVRYKQAYSQAFALNLLANTYSRIKQPDSAQYFAIRSLAIAERLNVKWLISLNHFYLGIVEQFRNHSKEALAAYDKSYQLAELENNLSMLRELSKHKADSYSRVGDYKNAYSASLKAQDFITQFYTSEQTKSIRLQELDSQIKTLAVEKQLVEEQSHNQHVLNSMLAIGLLISVLGVGALIFLRRQQKLIAHQETVIARQQIRQLELKSLRAMIEGQEGERSRIARDLHDGLGIQLSRIKLFVEAHQEQLPLSVKEPLNQFLDEACTETRLISNNLRPYALSTFGLMPALEDLVQKLNLVNQTKLILEHYGEVPALDDESSVMLYRVVQELLNNALKHANAQTVTVQLMASDETTLISVDDDGRGADFDNMMSRGNGIANIKSRIAYLGGQVMWQSEIGKGTSVMISLPIKKQTPTIPAIA; from the coding sequence ATGTCGTCGTATTTTAAATTCTTCCGGCTTCCCAAAAAATGGGTATTGGTTAGTCTCTTCCTTGGGGCGAGTGGCTGGTATGGGGAAGGGTGGGCATTGTCGGAACCGGCGTCTATAGATAGCCTGAAAAAACAAATCGGTCAGTTGGTGCTGGACAAAAAATACGGACAGGCGGCTAAATCATACGAATCGTTAGGCTGGCTTTACCATCAGCACTATGGCTACAATAAATACACGATGGATGCCTATTTCAACGGGCTGAAATATTATAGTTTGACGGGCGATTCGGCGGGCTATTATAACGAGCATATTGTCATTGGCGATTATTACACGCATGATTACTTCATGCAGCCATACGCCGAAAAGTACCTTACTAAAGCGCGTCAGTATTTTGAGCGGACTAAAAATATACCAAAAGTGATTGAGTGCCGCCTGGGTCTGGCAGACATAGCTCAACAGAAAAACCCTATCCCTAAGGGACTATTGACTGAGTTACGTGAAACGGAGCAGATGAGTGTACGGTATAAACAGGCTTATTCGCAGGCTTTTGCCCTGAATTTGCTGGCTAATACGTACTCTCGTATCAAACAGCCTGATTCGGCTCAATACTTCGCCATCCGAAGTCTGGCAATTGCTGAGCGTCTGAACGTTAAGTGGTTAATTTCGCTGAATCACTTTTATCTGGGCATCGTCGAACAGTTCAGGAACCATTCGAAAGAAGCACTGGCCGCTTATGATAAAAGTTATCAGTTAGCTGAACTGGAAAATAACCTGTCGATGCTGCGGGAATTATCGAAGCACAAAGCAGATAGTTATTCGCGGGTGGGGGACTACAAAAACGCTTACTCGGCTTCGTTGAAAGCGCAGGATTTTATAACGCAGTTCTACACGTCCGAACAGACAAAAAGCATTCGATTGCAGGAGCTGGATAGCCAGATCAAGACACTGGCCGTTGAGAAGCAACTGGTTGAAGAGCAAAGCCATAACCAACACGTATTAAATTCAATGTTGGCCATTGGGTTGCTTATCAGCGTATTGGGTGTGGGCGCGTTGATCTTTTTACGTCGTCAGCAAAAGTTGATTGCGCATCAGGAAACGGTTATTGCCCGGCAGCAAATTCGGCAGTTGGAGCTTAAATCGTTGCGGGCCATGATTGAAGGACAGGAAGGAGAACGTAGTCGTATTGCCCGCGATCTGCACGATGGACTGGGTATTCAACTGTCGCGAATAAAGTTGTTTGTCGAAGCACATCAGGAACAGTTACCCTTATCCGTAAAAGAACCATTGAACCAGTTTTTAGATGAAGCCTGTACCGAAACCCGGCTGATTTCCAACAATTTGCGCCCGTATGCGCTCTCGACTTTTGGACTGATGCCCGCCCTTGAAGATCTGGTGCAAAAGCTAAATCTGGTTAACCAGACGAAGCTGATTCTGGAACACTACGGAGAAGTGCCTGCACTGGACGACGAATCGTCGGTTATGCTTTACCGGGTTGTTCAGGAGTTACTCAACAATGCCCTTAAACATGCTAATGCTCAGACGGTTACTGTGCAGCTTATGGCTAGTGACGAAACAACCCTTATTAGTGTCGATGACGATGGGCGCGGAGCTGATTTCGACAACATGATGTCTAGGGGAAATGGTATCGCCAATATCAAGTCACGCATTGCCTACCTCGGCGGGCAGGTTATGTGGCAAAGCGAAATCGGGAAAGGAACGTCCGTTATGATTTCACTGCCCATAAAAAAACAAACACCAACCATACCGGCTATCGCATAG